Proteins encoded together in one Rana temporaria chromosome 6, aRanTem1.1, whole genome shotgun sequence window:
- the LOC120943025 gene encoding interferon-induced very large GTPase 1-like yields the protein MEGDNEGTWNRLSKLASGVWGIVPRLFSQEPSSSEPGTSQETGETSDAKRAPKRNLDQPEQATPSNKKMRINKPEQEPCTNKTKKTTFHQLAERMSKISTLTLRDILSVGLENVNDKPPKTVEDIPWNYLRKLMALNRTARDILLEKDQSTGVDVCDNDDDDNLINDSSIPGDNLSSSVHPLDVLCLLLHCSDSFLQQEIVTKLSMCQFAVPLLLPAGDGSHCTLMVWAMRDIMKKWRPQSLVDSKGFREENVVNTSMPILSYVRLGKNKLSKSKILNQILNPAQLHNNFFIHDNMEGGNIKREISDGLIEVSWYFPSGKSDVFPEPITVTNLRGDLETNRDQFTFLTRISSAVFIFIEDISEREFKLLSSFPTTDTQYYFIVTPGPGKNVSPQTLKTLQELMPVLKFKKTNVIIHAGIANEAAFVKKLQSNMINLFNSKPKEKKMRDFEKETHGLEIKVDERVPECQKARENARKITEEIRNVSEYKKNTMKLQGDLWRQLSKVEKEFCRMTKQGGKDTQQYQDDLIKKRISLHEEQYNHDLPIGLFIFIDAINNLSKTEKQYFLKWMKFELDSVARNHLSILQAEYKEKCNNTLINNQELKQIDQKISDSSLGIEHFLREMGQFYEAERSMVKENKIAKTKRQFNRLPGVAADLLLDGFPLELIDGDASNIPLQWITDVLNELDTKTGRKCRMRVITVLGVQSTGKSTLLNTMFGLQFPVASGRCTRGAFMTLLNVKEKFQEELGCDFILVIDTEGLKAPELASLEGSYEHDNELATLVVGLSDITIINMAMENTTEMKDILQIVVHAFLRMKEVGKRPNCQFVHQNVSDVSAHDKNMRDRKKLLEQLNEMTKVAAEMEKKSEVKTFSDVMNYNLEKDNWYIPGLWLGVPPMAPVNSGYSEHVSELKKYLLELMRSNESLNKPLTIPEFITWIESLWNAVKHEKFIFSFRNSLVAEAYNNLSIQYSQWEWDFRKALHDWLIRTETNIKNQNVESLDEKLCSKFRNELNNLLIIRENEILKLLEIYFDNKNENVHLIERYKQDFILSTTSLKEELKRNSFMKFNEAVSIQKGKFKIQNMQTNSQKLIEDKITDLLKRCREKKKTLNNVQLNKEFDEMWEKTLSDLQMKKLKTHIVSGSMLHLLKNDMSSKGPAVNQHLLGMKDLANITQTDFKIDEKYIESGWFKKLTKKVLDKFGFGCKKDYLDKINVFSQSLIDNCNKYIREKVETGEDYCDNYCLELLHMITTEVSKESKNLHLSTEFELDIKLHILGKASREFQKMHNKFIKENDPKLCLEKLKPGYLKTFISTFQEKDISQTKAKEFCERCLKPAMMDHVFHHLGQKIVDGIVASDKKLSSRTFFQNFLLRELLEEISFQTYVKYTLSYEKYTKARILKYTDTFAKPRILKPFQELLLFSLDIKIKAALNGDNSVKSSSVSDFLKSVCEILKEELVIPQNEMQAVTFQNTADVGQFSSDIQLFLRDTETEVLSELQSMDIKSVLSRVTVKPEDVLFRKVVGCGKQCPFCGVPCEAGGDEHKEHFATIHRPEGLGRYRCSDTQILTTDICSTSVVSDVKFQNSDTEWKSHPYKDYRTIYPDWSIQPDPSIESSDYWKYIFVMFNEKFAEEYKAKPAKIPDGWKSITKEKALQSLNKMFIS from the exons ATGGAAGGTGATAATGAGG GCACATGGAACAGATTGTCGAAGTTGGCGTCAGGAGTGTGGGGTATTGTGCCTCGATTATTTTCACAGGAACCTTCAAGCTCAGAGCCAG GAACTTCCCAAGAAACTGGAGAAACCTCAGATGCTAAGAGAGCCCCTAAACGAAACCTAGACCAACCAGAACAAG CTACTCCAAGCAACAAGAAAATGAGAATCAACAAACCTGAGCAAG AACCCTGTACCAACAAGACTAAAAAGACTACTTTTCATCAGCTTGCAGAAAGAATGTCAAAGATTTCGACATTGACTCTGAGGGATATCCTGAGCGTTGGCTTAGAGAATGTGAATGACAAACCACCTAAAACTGTAGAGGATATTCCCTGGAATTACTTGAGGAAACTCATGGCCTTAAATAGGACTGCAAGAGACATTCTTCTTGAGAAAGATCAGTCTACTGGTGTTGATGTatgtgataatgatgatgatgacaaCCTAATTAATGATTCTTCCATTCCAGGTGACAATTTATCTAGTTCTGTTCACCCCCTGGAtgtcctgtgtctcctcctgCATTGCTCAGACAGTTTTCTCCAACAAGAGATTGTAACCAAATTGTCCATGTGTCAGTTTGCCGTCCCTCTGCTGCTCCCTGCTGGTGATGGGTCACATTGCACCCTCATGGTTTGGGCAATGAGAGACATAATGAAGAAGTGGAGACCTCAGTCATTAGTAGACAGTAAAGGCTTTAGAGAAGAAAATGTAGTGAATACTTCCATGCCAATCTTGTCTTATGTCAGATTGGGAAAAAACAAATTATCCAAATCTAAAATCCTGAACCAAATTCTTAACCCAGCTCAGCTACATAATAACTTCTTCATACATGACAATATGGAGGGAGGAAACATTAAGAGGGAAATATCTGATGGACTGATAGAAGTTTCCTGGTATTTTCCCTCTGGTAAGTCTGATGTTTTCCCAGAACCCATCACAGTGACCAACCTACGAGGAGATCTGGAGACCAACCGTGACCAGTTCACGTTTTTGACTAGAATTTCATCAGCTGTGTTTATATTCATTGAGGATATTTCTGAGAGGGAATTCAAACTTTTATCATCCTTCCCTACCACTGACACCCAATATTACTTCATTGTTACTCCCGGTCCTGGAAAAAATGTGAGTCCACAGACACTGAAGACCCTTCAAGAATTAATGCCAGTGCTAAAGTTCAAGAAAACAAATGTGATAATACATGCGGGCATCGCAAATGAGGCAGCATTTGTAAAAAAACTACAAAGCAATATGATTAATTTATTTAACAGTAagccaaaagaaaagaaaatgagagACTTTGAGAAAGAAACTCATGGATTGGAAATCAAAGTGGATGAGAGAGTTCCTGAATGTCAGAAGGCCAGGGAAAATGCCAGGAAAATTACAGAAGAAATCAGGAATGTATCTGAGTACAAAAAGAACACTATGAAGTTACAGGGAGATCTCTGGAGACAGTTATCTAAAGTGGAAAAAGAATTTTGTAGAATGACAAAGCAAGGTGGTAAAGACACACAACAATATCAAGATGACCTGATAAAGAAACGTATTTCACTACATGAGGAACAATATAACCATGATCTGCccattggtttatttatttttattgatgcaATCAATAATTTGTCTAAGACTGAGAAACAATATTTTCTGAAATGGATGAAATTTGAACTTGATTCAGTTGCTAGAAATCATCTTTCTATTCTACAAGCTGaatacaaagaaaaatgtaacaatacctTAATTAATAATCAAGAGCTCAAACAGATAGACCAGAAAATCTCTGACAGTTCTTTAGGAATTGAACATTTCCTACGTGAGATGGGACAGTTTTATGAAGCTGAACGCTCCATggttaaagaaaacaaaatagcTAAAACAAAAAGACAATTTAATAGACTGCCGGGAGTTGCTGCTGATCTCTTGTTGGATGGTTTCCCATTGGAGCTGATAGATGGAGATGCCTCCAACATTCCCCTACAGTGGATAACTGATGTTCTAAATGAGCTGGACACCAAAACGGGCAGAAAATGCAGAATGAGAGTAATCACTGTGCTGGGAGTGCAGAGTACGGGGAAATCCACTCTTCTCAACACCATGTTTGGTCTGCAGTTCCCGGTGGCCAGTGGAAGATGCACACGAGGAGCCTTCATGACTCTTCTTAATGTGAAAGAGAAATTCCAGGAGGAGCTGGGCTGTGACTTCATCCTGGTGATTGACACTGAGGGGCTGAAAGCTCCAGAGTTGGCTTCCTTGGAGGGCAGTTATGAACATGACAATGAACTGGCCACACTAGTGGTTGGGTTGAGTGATATCACCATCATCAATATGGCCATGGAAAATACAACAGAAATGAAGGATATTTTACAGATTGTGGTCCATGCTTTTCTTAGAATGAAAGAAGTAGGAAAGAGACCCAACTGCCAGTTTGTACATCAGAATGTGAGTGATGTGTCCGCTCATGACAAGAACATGAGAGACAGAAAGAAACTTCTGGAACAGTTGAATGAAATGACAAAAGTAGCTgcagagatggaaaagaaaagtgAAGTCAAAACTTTCAGTGATGTGATGAACTACAACCTGGAGAAAGACAACTGGTACATTCCCGGGCTCTGGCTTGGGGTCCCACCAATGGCTCCAGTAAATTCTGGGTACAGTGAACATGTGTCTGAACTGAAAAAGTATTTATTAGAATTAATGAGAAGCAACGAATCCCTGAATAAGCCTTTAACCATTCCTGAATTTATAACATGGATAGAAAGTTTATGGAACGCTGTAAAACATGAAAAATTCATCTTCAGCTTCAGGAACAGTCTGGTGGCAGAAGCTTATAATAACCTGTCTATACAATACTCACAGTGGGAATGGGATTTCCGAAAAGCTCTCCATGATTGGCTGATCCGCACAGAGACAAACATTAAGAATCAGAATGTTGAGAGTCTAGATGAAAAACTTTGCTCCAAATTTAGGAATGAGCTCAACAATTTGTTGATTATTAGAGAAAATGAAATCTTGAAATTGCTGGAAATCTACTttgacaataaaaatgaaaatgttcaTCTAATAGAACGATACAAACAAGATTTTATTCTGAGCACAACATCCCTGAAGGAGGAATTGAAAAGAAATTCTTTTATGAAGTTTAATGAGGCTGTTTCAATTCAAAAAGGGAAATTCAAGATTCAGAATATGCAAACTAATTCACAGAAATTGATTGAAGACAAAATCACAGATCTCCTCAAGAGGtgcagagaaaagaaaaaaactctgaATAACGTACAGTTAAATAAAGAGTTTGATGAGATGTGGGAGAAGACACTCAGTGATCTACAGATGAAgaaattaaaaacacacattgtCAGTGGATCTATGTTACATCTGCTGAAGAATGACATGAGCAGTAAAGGACCAGCTGTAAATCAACACTTACTGGGTATGAAGGACTTGGCAAATATCACACAGACTGATTTCAAAATAGATGAGAAATATATTGAGAGTGGATGGTTCAAGAAATtgacaaaaaaagttttagataAATTTGGTTTTGGGTGCAAAAAAGATTATTTggacaaaataaatgttttttctcaatcTCTTATAGATAACTGTAACAAATATATCAGAGAGAAGGTGGAAACTGGAGAGGACTATTGTGACAACTATTGCCTGGAATTACTTCATATGATTACAACAGAGGTTTCTAAAGAGTCCAAAAATCTTCATTTGTCCACAGAGTTTGAACTGGATATTAAGCTTCACATTCTTGGAAAAGCTTCCAGAGAGTTCCAGAAGATGCATAATAAATTCATTAAAGAGAATGACCCAAAACTGTGTTTGGAGAAACTAAAGCCTggatatttaaaaacatttatcaGCACATTTCAAGAGAAAGATATAAGTCAGACTAAAGCCAAAGAATTCTGTGAGCGATGTCTAAAACCAGCAATGATGGATCATGTATTCCACCATCTTGGGCAGAAAATAGTGGACGGCATAGTAGCTTCAGACAAGAAATTAAGCAGTAgaacattttttcaaaattttttactAAGGGAGCTGCTGGAAGAAATATCATTCCAGACATATGTAAAGTATACACTATCATATGAGAAATATACCAAAGCCCGGATATTAAAATACACTGATACATTTGCAAAGCCCCGAATCCTAAAACCATTCCAAGAACTTCTGCTGTTTTCACTGGACATAAAGATAAAAGCAGCTCTTAATGGAGACAACTCTGTTAAAAGTTCATCAGTCTCAGATTTTCTGAAAAGTGTATGTGAGATACTAAAGGAAGAATTAGTGATCCCTCAGAATGAGATGCAAGCGGTCACTTTCCAGAACACGGCTGATGTTGGACAATTTTCATCAGACATTCAGCTCTTCCTCCGAGATACAGAAACAGAAGTCTTATCAGAGCTGCAATCTATGGATATAAAGTCTGTACTCTCCAGGGTGACGGTGAAGCCTGAGGATGTATTGTTCAGGAAGGTTGTTGGCTGTGGGAAGCAATGTCCATTCTGTGGTGTCCCCTGTGAGGCCGGAGGTGATGAACATAAGGAGCACTTTGCTACCATTCACAGACCTGAAGGACTGGGGAGATACAGATGTAGTGATACTCAAATCCTAACCACTGATATATGTAGTACGTCTGTTGTATCTGATGTCAAATTTCAAAATTCAGACACAGAATGGAAATCACACCCATACAAAGATTATCGTACCATTTATCCAGATTGGTCCATACAACCAGATCCCAGCATCGAGTCATCAGATTACTGGAAATATATTTTTGTGATGTTTAATGAGAAGTTTGCAGAAGAATACAAGGCAAAACCAGCAAAAATACCAGATGGCTGGAAATCCATTACAAAAGAAAAAGCTCTGCAAAGCTTAAATAAAATGTTCATTAGCTAA